TTGCAAGAGGGGATAGGAGGCTTTCAAATGTTTTGATAAGCGCTTATAAAAAAGGCTGCAAATTTGACGGATGGGCAGACCATTTTAATTTTGATTTGTGGATGGAAGCCTTCAAGGAAAATAATATCGATCCGGCTTTTTACGCAAACAGAAAAAGAAACTATGATGAAATTCTGCCATGGGATCATATAGATATAGGCGTAAAAAAAGAATATCTCATGAATGAGAGGGAGAAAGCAATGAGAGGCGAACTTACTCGGGATTGCAGGGCTGGTTGCACAAATTGTGGCGTCATGGATCTATTTGGCAAGGGGGTATGTTTTAATGGCTCGGTACATAATAAAGTTCTGTAAGGGAGAAGAAGTAGAATTCATATCGCATTTGGACCTTATGAGATGCATGCAGAGAGCTTTGCGCAGGGCTAAAGTAGATGTTTCATATACAAAGGGCTTTAACCCTCATGCTCAGCTTTCCTTTGCGACGCCTCTTCCTGTTGGAATATCAAGCAGATGTGAATATATGAGCATAAAAACCGATGGGGAAATAGATGCTGAAAAGTTGGTATCCAGGCTAAACCGCGCTCTTCCACAGGGATTGGAAATTATAAGCGCAGCAGAGGTGGATGATAATTATCCATCTCTTATGTCAAAAGTCAGGGCCGCTTTGTATGAAATAGCATTAACAGGTGTTGACAGGGAGAAATTCACTGATGATATATTTGATCTGCTTATGAAGGAGCCTTCGGTAGAGGTAACAAAAAAGAGCAAGAACGGTGAAAAATTGATCGACATAAAAGGCATGATCCTGAATATCAAACTCGAACGCGTAGATAATGACGAAATAATATTTGAAGCATTATTATCGTCTGGAATCAACAATAACTTGAATCCCATACTGTTAACGGATGCCTTAAGATCGCATATTGAAAGCCTTGGGGATTCAAAAATAAAATATATCTTAAAGCTTGAAACATTAATGGGAGGCGATCATTAAATTTAGCGGAAAGTCTCAAGGCTGCTGGCCTTAGAACTTACAAAACTTGAATCTGGCGAATGAGTGTT
Above is a genomic segment from Clostridiales bacterium containing:
- a CDS encoding TIGR03936 family radical SAM-associated protein — its product is MARYIIKFCKGEEVEFISHLDLMRCMQRALRRAKVDVSYTKGFNPHAQLSFATPLPVGISSRCEYMSIKTDGEIDAEKLVSRLNRALPQGLEIISAAEVDDNYPSLMSKVRAALYEIALTGVDREKFTDDIFDLLMKEPSVEVTKKSKNGEKLIDIKGMILNIKLERVDNDEIIFEALLSSGINNNLNPILLTDALRSHIESLGDSKIKYILKLETLMGGDH